tatcATCGTATCATCCGCGTAGCAGATGACAGCCATCCGGGGCAGCACCtccccgcggatggcccagtcaaagccgatgttccacagcaggggtcctaggacggacccctgaggaacaccggaggccatccgccgctCCTCTCTTCCCTccctccccatgtaggacactacccgctcTCGCAGGTAGTGTCCCACAATCCTCCGGAGATAGAGGGGCAGTTCGTGAAACCGAAGTGCCTCCTCTATTACTccgaaggggagggagccgaaggcgttggcgatgtcAAGTGACACCGCCATCGCCCCCTGTCCTCTCTCGGCCGCATCCTCCGAGAACCTTTTCAGGGCGGTCAGAGCGTCCAGGGTGGATCGCCCGGACCGGAACCCGAACTGATTCTCGGAGAGCTGCGGCCCTTCCGTctccagatgctggatgatccgGGAAGCCAATACCCTTTCGAGCAGCTTCCcggcctcatccagcatcacgagCGGCCGGTGGCCGGAAGGAGAGTCGACGGGGTGACCCTCCTTCCTCAGCAACACCAGTcgcccctccttccacaccccGGGGAAACGCCCCTCCGCCAGACAGTCGTTAAACAGTCTGCGGAGGCGTTCCCCGAGGTGTTCCAGCGCAATGTGCAAAACCTTGCCAGGCACTCCATCTGGCCCCGGGGCTTTGCGGGTCCCCCTGAGCCGGCCCGCCGCCCTGGCCATTTCCTCCTTCGTTATCGGGGGTGGGGCGAGAGCGGCGGATCGGTTCAACGGCTCGATGTCCGCCGGCATGTCTCTTGTCATGCGCGGTGGTACAAAAGAAGGGCTATCCGGGAACAGCCCTTCGACCACCGCGCTAAGGACCGCCGGCTCCATCGTTTCCGTGGGGGGCGCCACCTTCAACTTCGCCCGCACCATGCGGtatgggcgcccccacgggtctGCGTCTAGGGTCGCCAAGAACTCCGCATAGGCAGAGTCCTTGGCGGCCTTGATCGCACTGGAGAACGCCTTCTTTGCCGAGCTCAGCTCGGTGTGAAGGCGCTCCAGCTCCTCCTCTGTTCTGTTCCGCCGTCTGCGGCACCGGGTGAATGCCCGTCGGGCGGCGTTACTGGCGGAGCGCAGGGCGGCTAGGTCCTGCGACCACCAGTACACACCTTCCCGGGGCGCGAAACCACGTCGCGCCCTGGGCATTCCGGCGTTGCAGACGGCGGTCAAATCTCGACGAAATCTCGCCGCCCTCTCGTCGACCCCCACCGTTTGGGGGGGTTCCTCCGCCCATGCCCGGACAATGGCGGCTTCTTCCGCCAGGTCAGGGTCGAGGCGTGAGAGCTGCCACTTTGGGAAGCCCTCAGCGCCTCGCCGTCCTGCCGTCGCCGTCCGGGCCTGTGACCCCTGGGGCGCggtggagaccctgaaccggatgaacctaacctaacctaacctaacctaacctaacctaacctaacctaacctaacctaacctaacctaacctaacctaacctaacctaacctaacctaacctaacctaacctaacctaacctaacctaacctaacctaacctaacctaacctaacctaacctaacctaacctaacctaacctaacctaacctaacctaacctaaccttttttttttttttttttttatagtcaggaaatgcgtttacgcacgcctacgccgggctgtgcaatggcgtagggagtgtgggactcgccggccacagaaggtgaccagaatacccactaaaacctgactgccctctaacgcattatggcgggcgccacgggaacgctttagctttcttccgtgaccccgcctgcgttatcgCCCTGAAGGGGCCTCCCTCTCACGCGTGGTTTGTGGGGAGAAGTACGGCGGCGAAaccccgcctccttctccccactctcctgcgtctgagcgggggcgcgagggggttatcctcgcgctctcgctccctttcctccttctgcgaaattactatttcgcagaaggaggaaaccgCCTCCCATGACCCCTCACTGCCCAGCATGGCGCGAATTACGCCTGGGAGTGAGAGGTCATCACCAATCGCCGCTACcagagtgcggcgctcttcggaCCACGCTGTACATACCTGAAGGGTGTGTTGCGCGGTGTCCTCATcagcgccgcactcgtggcacgaCATCCTCTCCTCTCTTCGTATCCGGTGAAGGTACCGCCCGAAGCAGCCGTGACCTGTCAAAATCTGGGAAATTCTGTATGTTATTGCGCCGTGGCGCCTCCCGCACCAGTCCGAGAGCcgtgggcgtatggcctctatggtgcgggCGCCGTATTCGGCGTCCGCTAGGCCAGCAGCCCACAGCTCTATGGTCGCTCGCTTTCTCTCCGCCCGGGACCGGGCAAGCTCCTCtggagccggggcttcgccccgagctctcTGCTCGGCCCGCTCCCGGTACGCTTCGGCCAGCACACCCGCTTCTATCTCCCACGGGGGAGTGCCGGCCAAAGCGCAGGCCGCTGCATGGCCAACCGTGCGGTAGGCCATGCATGCGCGCACCGCAACGATgcgctgcggcctgcggaggagggccctgtttgaCGCGTCAAGGGCTTCTGCCCATATCGGcgcgccgtacagggccatactGCGAACGACCATGGCGTACAGTCGTCTGACCTGTACGCCCGGACCTCTCAGGTTCGGGAGGAGCCTGGCGAGGGCGGAAGCCGCGCCGACGAGTCGGGGGGTTAGCGTCCGGAAGTGATCTCCGAAACGCCAACCCCCATCGAGGATaaggccaagatatttgatccGGGCCTTAACCTCGACCTCGTCCCCGTTGATCCGGAGGGTCGCTCCTGCGGGCACTCTCCACCTCGGCCCTTTGAAGCAAAGGGCTTCGGTTTTGTGGAGTGCCACGCGGAGTCCGagcgcctcgatcctccggaCCAACAGGGTGGCCCCGGCTTCCGCCCTCCTCTTGACTTtcctccaggtggtgtcccggacggctatcATCGTATCATCCGCGTAGCAGATGACAGCCATCCGGGGCAGCACCtccccgcggatggcccagtcaaagccgatgttccacagcaggggtcctaggacggacccctgaggaacaccggaggccatccgccgctCCTCTCTTCCCTccctccccatgtaggacactacccgctcTCGCAGGTAGCGTCCCACAATCCTCCGGAGACAGAGGGGCAGTTCGTGAAACCGAAGTGCCTCCTCTATTACTccgaaggggagggagccgaaaGCGTTGGCGATGTCAAGTGACACCGCCATCGCCCCCTGTCCTCTCTCGGCCGCATCCTCCGAGAACCTTTTCAGGGCGGTCAGAGCGTCCAGGGTGGATCGCCCGGACCGGAACCCGAACTGATTCTCGGAGAGCTGCGGCCCTTCCGTctccagatgctggatgatccgGGAAGCCAATACCCTTTCGAGCAGCTTCCcggcctcatccagcatcacgagCGGCCGGTGGCCGGAAGGAGAGTCGACGGGGTGACCCTCCTTCCTCAGCAACACCAGTcgcccctccttccacaccccGGGGAAACGCCCCTCCGCCAGACAGTCGTTAAACAGTCTGCGGAGGCGTTCCCCGAGGTGTTCCAGTGCAATGTGCAAAACCTTGCCAGGCACTCCGTCTGGCCCCGGGGCTTTGCGGGTCCCCCTGAGCCGGCCCGCCGCCCTGGCCATTTCCTCCTTCGTTATCGGGGGTGGGGCGAGAGCGGCGGATCGGTTCAACGGCTCGATGTCCGCCGGCATGTCTCTTGTCATGCGCGGTGGTACAAAAGGGGGGCTATCCGGGAACAGCCCCTCGACCACCGCGCTAAGAACCGCCGGCTCCATCGTTTCCGTGGGGGGCGCCACCTTCAGCTTCGCCCGCACCATGCGGtatgggcgcccccacgggtctGCGTCTAGGGTCGCCAAGAACTCCGCATAGGCAGAGTCCTTGGCGGCCTTGATCGCACTGGAGAACGCCTTCTTTGCCGAGCTCAGCTCAGTGTGAAGGCGCTCCAGCTCCTCCTCTGTTCTGTTCCGCCGTCTGCGGCACCGGGTGAATGCCCGTCGGGCGGCGTTACTGGCGGAGCGCAGGGCGGCTAGGTCCTGCGTCCACCAGTACACCCCTTCCCGGGGCGCGAATCCACGTCGCGCCCTGGGCATTCCGGCGTTGCAGACGGCGGTCAGATCTCGACGAAATCTCGCTGCCCTCTCGTCGACCCCCACCGTTTGGGGGGGTTCCTCCGCCCATGCCCGGACGATGGCGGCTTCTTCCGCCAGGTCAGGGTCGAGGCGTGAGAGCTGCCACTTTGGGAAGCCCTCAGCGCCTCGTCGTCCTGCCGCTGCCGTCCGGGCCTGTGACCCCTGGGGCGCggtggagaccctgaaccGGATGTACAAATGATCGGACAGGGTCTCCACCTCCTCAAGGACACGCCAACATGATATGCGTGCACCGATGCCGGGGGTCGCGAACGTGACGTCCACGACTGATCCCCCTTGTCGGCGCACGCACGTGTTGGCGTTGCCTTGGTTCTCCGGAACTAAGCCGATCATGACGGCCCAGTCCCGGAGAAGCGCCCCTTTCAGGTCAGTGATGGAGGACCCCCACGCTGCGGACTTAgcgttgaggtcccccatcacgatgacctgggcCGGTGATGCTCTCTGCACAACCGGCtccaggccatccaggaacctctcGAATTGCCGGAGGTTCCTGTTtggggagaagtagactcCTATGAGTactacttctccccagttCACCGCCACGTAGCCCGCTCCTCGCTCCCTGAGGGAGAGGGGTTGCGGGCTCGAAGGCGGCGCCACAATGGCGACTGATCCCTCTGTGTCCCCGAACCAACTGGGTTGGGGGGGGACAAAGTAGGGTTCAGCCACGACCGCAACAGCAATTCTCCACTCTGCCAGGCACTGCATGAGCAAGTCCTGTGCCCTGGCAGAGTGGTTGGTGTTCGTCTGTAGTAGGTCGAAATGCAGGTGTCTTGGCATTAAGATACCTGCATTTCTTCCTCCTCAGCCATACGGCTGCCGTGCGGTTGGGGCTGAGTGCGAGGCACTCTGCTCGACGACGGGGCTTTGCCCTTCACCGACGGGGGTGTGCACTTGGCACCCCCCATCACATGTGAGTGTGGGCGCCCCGTCGTTGCACACACGGTGCATTTGCAGGGGGCCTCGCACTCTGCCGACTTGTGCCCTTCACTGCCGCAGCGGAAGCAGAGACGCCCGTTCTCTGCCTCCGCTGGGCATAGAGCGCGAGTGTGGCCCAGCATCATGCATTTATAGCATCGCAATGGCTGGGCCTCCACTGCTTTGACGGTGGCCATCGTCCATCCGATGGCCACTCGTCCCGCCTTCACGATTGCCTTAGCAGCAGTCGCTGGGCACTTGATCAGGGCGGAGCCGCCGCCCCAGAAGCTCGGCCTGATGTTGCCTACTTTCATGGAGCCGGGGGGACATCCGCCGACCGATGCCAGTTGGGCCGCCACTTCCTCAGTGGTCACCGTGTCATCCAGACCGGTGATCCTGAGGACGGCCATTTTGGTTGGGCGGGTGATGTCCGCCCAGCTGCCTACTGCCTCCACCAGGGCGGCGGCAAGGCGGTCAGCAGTTTCCTCGGGGGAGGTCCCCCCGACCTCCATCAGTTTGGAGCCGGTCATGCTCGTTCGGATCTTGACCGACTCCAAACCGAATTCCCTCAGGGATATCGAGGACCTGGCCTTTGCCAGGACCTCGGTGTACTTCGCGTCAGTCGTGGCCCCTTCCGCATTGGTCATGGTGGCCCCTTTCTTGAGGGTCACCACTATGGCCGCGGTTTTTGGGGCCACGATTTTAACGGCCTTTGGTGGGGCCGGGGCGATCTGCCGGGTTGTTCCGGCTGAGGAGGGGGAATAAGCAGCGACAGCGGCATTTCCCCTCTTCTTCCGCCGGACAACCTCGGACCAGGAGTTGCCCACAGTCCCCGTCTGGGCTTCCCCCTCTCCACTTGTTCCAGCGGTTGGGGGGGGAGGGGTCGCGTCTGCCTGTCCTGCCCCCTGTTTTCCCTTGGAGGGAGGAGGTGGCGGGGGGGCAGTCGGCCGCTTTGCAGCGCCCTTCTTCGGCGCCTTCTTTACCGCCCTAGGTGTGGGCGCCGGGGATGGCTGGGCTTCCCCATCCACCTCCATGGCGCCCTCCACGAGCCCCGACCGGGACTTGTgacggggcggcggcggctgccGTTGGTCGGCACGCAGGGGGGGCCTCATGACGGGCTCCGGAGGAAGGCGCATCTCCAGGTCTTGTAGGCGGGCATTGATCATCCCGCCTACCGACTGCAGGAGTTGCCCCTTCATTTCCTCCATAGCGTATCTTAGCACCTCCTCAAAGTTGGGCTGCTGTGGCCCTGTGGCCTCTTTCGGGGCTGCAGCGGACTTCCGCTGCGACTCCACGTACGCCTGCTTGAAGGCACGCAGCTCGTTGCGGACAATATCCAGCTCCCTTGAAAGGCGAGCATTGTCCGCGCGGAGCCTGCGCTGCTCTTCATCTGGCGTTATATCGCGGAGGCCCTCAACCGCTTCAACAACGCATTTAGTGGCCCGGTTAATTTGGCCCCACACGGTACCCTTTAGGTGGCTACTCTTCTTAATCTCCTCCTTAATCTTTTCTACACTTTTGAGAGCCTCCTCGGCGAGGGCCTCGACCGTGCCCCTGGATAGGGCGTCGGGGGTCCCGTCGTCAGAGGCTTTTGCTGAAGCCACTACGGGGCTCGTCTTCCTCCCGGATGGACGGTAAGTTGGGTCGGGGTCCTCCCCCTCACTATCCCCCCCATCAGCTAGGTAGTCTTTAGCCTCCTTGAGGAAGCTGTAAACCCCTACCGGGCGCCTAACGCGGCCCCTCGTCGAAGACGAGGCCACTTTATGCGCCACGGCCGGGGCGTCCTCATCCGCGGATGTAGCGGCCAACGGCCGTTTATGGGTCGTTCCCGTTCGGAACTGTAATTTAAAGCCCGCTGACCGCGGCTTACCTCCCTTGTTTTGCCTTGCGGCGTCCTCGCTGCACGCGGCGCCCGCAGCTCCCAGCCGGCGCCCGGAGGCGCCCTCGTCCTCTGAGCACGTGTAGTCCGACATGGAGGTGTCCTCCCCCATGTCGTAAGCCGCTTTGTTTCGGTCGCTCATAGCGATTGTAGACTTTTCATAAGTAAAGTTCTACAAACACTAAGATACGcacttaaacactaaaaactaaactattatGGTCTCTGTCCACCCTAAAAACTATATCGGTCGGCTTGTCTCACTGAGACGCATCTCCCGATATATAACACGTCGAAATCGGGGCACTTTTTGGAATTTGTCGTAAAAGTGCCACGCCCAAAACGACCGTTACAAcacttaaacactaaaaacttaactaatttggTCTCTATCCACACTAAAACTATTTCGGTCGATTTGTCTCACTGAGACGCATCTCCCGATATATCACACGTCGAAATCGAAGCACTTTTTAGACTTTGACGAAAAAGTGCCACGCCCGAAATAACcgttaaaacactaaaacactaaaaacttaactattttGGTCTCTGCCcactatgtattatatatcacTAGATGCGTCTCGCCGAGGCGCATCTCCCGATGTATAACACACGTAAATCACTTCACTTTTTACcacatttaaagatttttaaatgcgGAGCgacaacctaacctaacctaacctaacctaacctaacctaacctaacctttttttttttttttttttttttttttttaagtggaGAATGCGTTCCCGCATACACACCGCGCCTGGGGATGGCTTGGTGGTTATGTTGGGCTCTCTCCCGAGAAGCGGGAGCATACCAACTAAACTCCACTGGTTTCCTCGTGTCACCTTTCACCGGGGCATGGGTACACTATAAAGTATTCTTCACACGCCCCCGGCAGTGATTGGCTTTACGCCTCCTCGTCCTTCGACCTCAGCTGTTCGCGCGGGAAACCGTCGCGCCCTCGTCTACTCTTCCTGAGTGGCGAGCGTCCCCTAGCTCGCCACCCGAGTTCTGTCAGGGTGGGATATTCCGGGCGAATGCCCGTCTTCTCCCTCCCGTGCGGCGGCTGCGGATGGCGTCTTGACTAGCCGCCTCCCGTGCCCTCTCCGCCTCCTCCTTGATGTTCATCACAATCTCGCAAAATTCTTGGACGGCCTTCCAGGCCCCGTCCGATTCCACCATCGATGTTATTGTGGCCGGCAGTGAGAGATCATTGCCCACTACGGCCACGAGGTCTCGTCTCTGTTGTGTCCATGCCGGGCACTCCGCCAGCGTGTGCTGGGCAGTGTCCTCGGGGCAATCGTCACAATGGTGGCACACTGCAGACGGCTCCCTCCCAATCCGGCGCAGATAACTGCCGAAGCAGCCATGCCCCGACAGCACCTGCGCCAAACGGAAAGTGACCACCCCGTGTTTTCTCCTCAGCCACGCCACGAGAACTGGACAGATTGCCTCAATTGTCCTGGCACCAGCCCGCGTCTGGCGGAGGCGGCGTTGCCATTTGGCCACGGCTGCTTCTCGCCTTTCCTTTCTGTGGGTTTCGACCTCGACCCTTAAGGGCGGGGGTCCGTCATTCATGGTTCTTCGCTCGCGCCAAGTGTGGACTGCCGCGAGCACCTCCGCCTCTAGCACCCACGGCAGGGAACCCGCCAGGGCGCAAGCCGCGTCGTAGGATACGGTGCGGTAACCACGTATTATCCTTATGGCCAAAGTTCTTTGTGGCCGATGAAGAATGTCAATCGTCCGGTTGTTTAGGGCGCCGCTCCAAACGGGAGCGCCATATAACGCCATCGACCTGACGACGCCCATGAATAGGCGCCGACAGGCAGATTTGGGTCCGCCGATGTTGGGCAGTAATCTACCAAGAGCGGCGGCCGTACGCATCAGCTTGGGTCCCAGTTTTCGGAAGTGGCCCTCAAATGTCCACTGTCCGTCTAGCGTGAGGCCCAGGTATTTCATTTCGGGCTCGATGCCAATGTTCACGCCACCGACGATAATGTGGGCTCCCGGAGGAGGCCTGTTCCGAGGTCCGTGAAAATAAAGGGCCTCGGATTTATGCAGGGCCACCTCTAGGCCCAGACCACGTATTCTGCCCACCACTTGGGCTACTCCTGCTGTCGCGAGGATCGCGCATTCTCGGTGCGTGCGTCCCCGCGCCGTTATCAGGGTGTCGTCTGCGTAGCAGGTGACGTCTACGCCTC
This genomic stretch from Papilio machaon chromosome 29, ilPapMach1.1, whole genome shotgun sequence harbors:
- the LOC123722697 gene encoding spermatogenesis-associated protein 21-like, with translation MGEDTSMSDYTCSEDEGASGRRLGAAGAACSEDAARQNKGGKPRSAGFKLQFRTGTTHKRPLAATSADEDAPAVAHKVASSSTRGRVRRPVGVYSFLKEAKDYLADGGDSEGEDPDPTYRPSGRKTSPVVASAKASDDGTPDALSRGTVEALAEEALKSVEKIKEEIKKSSHLKGTVWGQINRATKCVVEAVEGLRDITPDEEQRRLRADNARLSRELDIVRNELRAFKQAYVESQRKSAAAPKEATGPQQPNFEEVLRYAMEEMKGQLLQSVGGMINARLQDLEMRLPPEPVMRPPLRADQRQPPPPRHKSRSGLVEGAMEVDGEAQPSPAPTPRAVKKAPKKGAAKRPTAPPPPPPSKGKQGAGQADATPPPPTAGTSGEGEAQTGTVGNSWSEVVRRKKRGNAAVAAYSPSSAGTTRQIAPAPPKAVKIVAPKTAAIVVTLKKGATMTNAEGATTDAKYTEVLAKARSSISLREFGLESVKIRTSMTGSKLMEVGGTSPEETADRLAAALVEAVGSWADITRPTKMAVLRITGLDDTVTTEEVAAQLASVGGCPPGSMKVGNIRPSFWGGGSALIKCPATAAKAIVKAGRVAIGWTMATVKAVEAQPLRCYKCMMLGHTRALCPAEAENGRLCFRCGSEGHKSAECEAPCKCTVCATTGRPHSHVMGGAKCTPPSVKGKAPSSSRVPRTQPQPHGSRMAEEEEMQVS